From a region of the Besnoitia besnoiti strain Bb-Ger1 chromosome I, whole genome shotgun sequence genome:
- a CDS encoding hypothetical protein (encoded by transcript BESB_005350), with amino-acid sequence MLPLSGGSLMNLGHLARSLAATPKTQTASSVGADDTIEFENDRTSTLSQFNPVAEGPLEINPLAPSSANQKLAPGSLSISSPSPPQGATLLYITETVATDAAQMRSRPTVVDVYIAAFNDTMYNDHSDRMIVSVFYGNGTAGDTVTAHLQNSPAEGVWKRPFPMHQNNDSPIRRGFDLAGPAARAGLDKHRVQMSTPKRGQSAPEYVNGQIKRHSDQGHGHGSRGKNSSLNDSPRRRGRALRRRNGSQTTAYIQFQPAYGQDLHTFVHIAAGKVEAELVAQILLNPTPEGDIWIRNVLEIPHAFRKWVNSDYAPLWDPEFIVTGDYWSSTLTPWFNTTSIPLSRGTYVMAEGFYKQRHWR; translated from the exons ATGCTTCCACTGTCAGGCGGATCATTGATGAATCTCGGACACCTCGCTCGTTCTCTTGCGGCGACGCCCAAAACGCAGACTGCGAGCAGTGTGGGGGCTGACGACACGATCGAGTTTGAGAACGACAGAACATCCACGTTGTCTCAGTTCAATCCAGTTGCCGAAGGGCCGTTGGAGATCAATCCGCTTGCTCCGTCGTCCGCCAATCAAAAGCTCGCTCCAGGGTCACTGTCGATATCTTCACCGAGTCCTCCGCAAGGAGCTACTCTGCTGTACATTACTGAGACCGTGGCGACGGATGCTGCACAGATGCGCTCTCGACCGACAGTTGTAGACGTTTACATTGCAGCATTCAACGATACCATGTACAACGATCATTCTGACCGTATGATTGTCAGCGTGTTTTACGGAAATGGAACTGCTGGAGACACGGTGACGGCCCACTTGCAAAACTCACCGGCTGAAGGCGTCTGGAAAAGACCGTTCCCTATGCATCAGAACAACGATTCTCCCATTCGTCGAGGCTTTGATCTTGCAGGGCCAGCAGCCAGAGCGGGACTAGATAAGCATCGTGTACAAATGTCAACGCCAAAGCGCGGGCAGTCTGCGCCAGAATATGTGAATGGCCAAATAAAGCGGCACTCTGATCAAGGGCACGGGCATGGATCACGCGGCAAAAACTCTAGTTTAAACGACagcccgcgccgacgcgggcgggCCCTGCGTCGTCGAAATGGAAGCCAAACCACTGCATACATTCAGTTCCAGCCTGCGTACGGACAAGACCTCCACACATTCGTACATATTGCCGCGGGGAAGGTCGAGGCTGAACTAGTCGCACAGATTTTGTTAAACCCCACACCTGAGGGTGATATTTGGATACGAAACGTGCTTGAGATACCACACGCATTCCGCAAATGGGTGAATTCTGATTATGCGCCGCTCTGGGATCCTGAGTTTATTGTAACAGGAGACTACTGGAGCTCAACGTTGACTCCTTGG TTCAATACGACTTCAATACCGCTAAGCCGTGGGACGTACGTGATGGCAGAAGGCTTCTACAAGCAAAGACACTGGCGGTAA
- a CDS encoding hypothetical protein (encoded by transcript BESB_005360): MANTIDLEAARRQTEELMRLYTVWAEKTSHLTHNVAKLTDKVAGTRQQLQLQADGKAMTTNVAFTNTIILLQRGAHYNLPWNNGQTKLRRRSHLCKTASEFSDQGNVALATQLIRSRGVAAEREAAYKRLKASM, encoded by the exons ATGGCAAACACAATTGATTTGGAGGCCGCAAGGCGGCAAACAGAAGAGCTTATGAGGCTGTACACTGTTTGGGCAGAAAAAACGTCTCACCTTACTCACAATGTAGCAAAGCTCACTGACAAAGTCGCGGGCACGAGACAACAGCTCCAGCTTCAAGCAGACGGTAAAGCGATGACTACTAATGTTGCCTTCACAAACACGATCATCCTGTTGCAGCGTGGCGCCCACTACAATCTACCCTGGAACAACGGACAAACCAAACTTCGAAGGCGATCTCATCTTTGCAAGA CAGCGTCTGAATTTTCGGATCAAGGTAACGTGGCGCTGGCCACGCAACTGATACGCAGCCGCGGAGTAGCGGCGGAGCGCGAAGCCGCCTATAAGCGACTAAAGGCAAGCATGTAG
- a CDS encoding SNARE domain-containing protein (encoded by transcript BESB_005370): protein MATSLAARNITSQFLKYRMEVKSKRHRFGKSLLGGAAGFSGNAVIHSPDNVRGQQRLLSHHSDDEDGVEMTSTFQQQLPPLWADMVEEAHDDVEQIKEKMSQLQKAQQRRLLKVFDDGEGHSPDREIDALTANLTHLFKRCERRIQQICETSTPDSDTRSDQLLQRNAQRSIAAQLQALNAAFRSQQKTYLAEVKRRTQGEDIFGTADGASSADPGFGDDMMSELAMMEQDADLRQGELAKIAQSVTDLHQIFKDLSNLVIDQGTILDRIDYNVEQVLENTTQANVQLRKAEENQRSGRAAKCIMFLVITIFFLLVLLIMKHT from the exons ATGGCGACGTCACTCGCCGCGAGGAACATCACCTCGCAGTTTCTCAAGTATCGCATGGAGGTGAAAAGCAAAAGGCATCGCTTCGGCAAAAGCCTTCtaggcggcgctgcaggcttcTCCGGAAATGCTGTCATTCATTCGCCGGACAATGTGCGCG GCCAGCAGCGTCTTCTGTCTCATCACTCTGATGATGAAGATGGTGTTGAGATGACTTCGACGTTTCAGCAGCAATTGCCTCCTCTCTGG GCGGATATGGTGGAAGAGGCGCATGACGACGTCGAGCAAATTAAAGAGAAAA TGTCTCAGCTGCAGaaagcgcagcagcggaggctgCTCAAGGTCTTCGATGACGGCGAAGGCCACAGTCCGGATCGCGAGATCGATGCCCTGACAGCCAACCTGACGCAC CTGTTTAAACGCTGTGAAAGACGCATTCAGCAAATCTGTGAAACAAGCACGCCGGACAGCGACACGCGGTCCGACCAACTTCTGCAGCGAAACGCCCAGCGGAGcatcgcggcgcagctgcaggcgctgaatGCGGCATTTCGAAGCCAGCAGAAAACGTATCTTGCAG AGGTCAAGCGTAGAACTCAAGGAGAGGACATTTTTGGgacggcggacggcgccTCGTCAGCAGATCCG GGCTTTGGCGACGATATGATGTCCGAGCTTGCCATGATGGAACAGGACGCAGACTTGCGGCAAGGA GAATTGGCTAAGATTGCTCAGTCTGTCACGGATCTCCACCAGATCTTCAAGGACCTCTCCAATCTTGTCATCGATCAG GGCACGATACTTGACCGCATCGACTACAATGTTGAACAAGTACTCGAGAACACGACACAAGCCAACGTGCAGCTTCGGAAGGCGGAAGAGAACCAACGGAGTGGACGTGCTGCGAAGTGCATCATGTTCCTAGTCATCACTATTTTCTTTTTG CTCGTCCTCTTGATCATGAAGCACACCTGA